In Abditibacteriota bacterium, a genomic segment contains:
- a CDS encoding PilN domain-containing protein, whose protein sequence is MYIKINLLPKSYYEKKAALKLIPLFVLILALVLGGLYGYKVKVIDTEIADLDSKIAVAKDIQAKVNALNAEVEAKRAEVAFYTKRVDFMDSVMSFNQNIPSVFEKVAMWTYDKVQYTSLGTDGSSVTIQGRARSLDDIGRYILNLYKAGGVFTNISLSVAGLGSGGGSGFGGGMGAMSPTMPTTPSMPSMPSTPSLPSTPGLNTSGALTPPNMPSTPSMPSMPGMPGMGAGAATASAGSGSISMNGVATSGWITFTINAALKETLRKPDVSSISGGAAVASTGMGGAMSPTMPTTPSMPSMPTMPTTPSTPSLPSTPGLNTSGALTPPAPNLTPGK, encoded by the coding sequence ATGTATATAAAGATTAATCTTTTGCCTAAGAGTTATTACGAAAAGAAGGCGGCCCTCAAGCTGATCCCTCTCTTCGTACTGATTCTTGCTCTTGTTTTGGGAGGGCTGTACGGCTACAAGGTCAAGGTCATCGACACCGAGATAGCCGATCTTGACAGCAAGATAGCCGTCGCAAAGGATATACAGGCAAAAGTAAATGCTTTAAACGCCGAGGTTGAGGCCAAGAGAGCAGAGGTGGCGTTCTACACCAAGCGTGTGGACTTCATGGACTCTGTCATGAGCTTCAACCAGAACATACCCTCCGTATTTGAGAAGGTGGCCATGTGGACCTATGACAAGGTGCAGTACACCAGTCTCGGTACCGACGGCTCTTCCGTGACCATACAGGGCAGGGCCAGGAGTCTGGACGACATCGGCAGATATATCCTGAACCTGTACAAGGCCGGCGGAGTCTTTACCAACATCTCTCTCTCCGTGGCGGGTCTCGGCAGCGGCGGCGGCTCCGGCTTTGGCGGCGGCATGGGCGCTATGTCTCCCACTATGCCGACTACGCCGAGTATGCCTTCTATGCCCAGCACACCCAGCTTGCCCAGCACTCCCGGGCTGAATACCAGCGGAGCTCTGACTCCTCCCAATATGCCCAGCACGCCCAGCATGCCCAGCATGCCCGGTATGCCCGGCATGGGAGCAGGCGCAGCTACGGCTTCTGCCGGCAGCGGCTCCATCAGCATGAACGGCGTTGCCACCAGCGGCTGGATCACCTTTACCATCAATGCCGCTCTGAAAGAAACTCTGAGAAAGCCTGACGTCAGCTCTATATCCGGCGGCGCTGCTGTTGCCAGTACCGGTATGGGAGGCGCTATGAGCCCTACTATGCCCACCACGCCTTCTATGCCCAGCATGCCTACCATGCCTACTACTCCCAGCACGCCCAGCCTGCCCAGCACTCCCGGCCTGAATACCAGCGGAGCTCTGACTCCTCCTGCGCCGAATCTGACACCGGGTAAATAG